The region CGGCGGTAATGGTGAAGCCGGGAGCCCGGCGAAGCTGGCGAAGAGAAAATCTGACATCATAGAGGAGGCTTTCGAGAAAGGGAAGGGTGCGCCGCTCGCGATGGGCCTGCTTGGTGCGTTCCACTCCCCCCAGGTGGCGGATGGCTTCGCGCCGCGCATCCTCAGCGTTCATTCCCGCACGGAGATTGTCGTCGATATGCATTTGCAGGTGGCTCTCCAGTTCGGCGTCGAAATCCTGTTCCTGCTGCTGACGGGGAACGATGCCCACGAGCCTGCGTAACCATGCACGAAGTGAGTTCATGATGGATCCTCCGAGGGCGACAGAAAGCGAGCCAGAATCGCCGTGGTCTGGTCCCAGCTGCGGGTCTCCTTGTCGAGAAGGCGGCGGCCCGCGCGCGTGAGCGAATAGAACTTTGCCTTGCGGTTGTTCTCCGACAGGCCCCACTCGGACGCGATGGCGCCTTCCTGTTCCAGCCGCAGCAGCGCAGGGTAGAGCGTGCCGTAGTTCAACGAGAGCAGATCGCCGCTGGTCTGCTCGATCCGGCGGGCGATTCCGTAGCCATGCAGCGACCCCATGCTTTCGAGGGTCTTGAGAACCATCAGGGCCAGCGTGCCCTGCCATACGTCTGTTTTGTCGCCCATGACTGCTCCTATTGTTTTGCCATAGGAGTATGGAGCGGTTTCATATTGGATTGCAATAGGAAAGTGAGAATTTGTGACGAATGGCCGACCTTAGGCGCTTTACGCCGAAGATGGGGCACCCGGTTCGAGAGATTTATGGGCAAGTGGAATGGGGAGGCGGGTGAAGTTGTTTCAGTCCCACTTCGATTTGTCATTCTTCGTCTGCGGCTCAGAATGACGGCTTCTTGACGGGGCATTGCGGCGAGAACTGCTTAGGGATTGGCGATGAAGCGATAGCCTACGCCACGCACGGTGATCAGATGCTGTGGGTGGCCGGGATCGTCTTCGATATAGCGGCGCAGGCGAACGATGAAGTTGTCGATGGCACGTGTGTCGGTATCTTCGTGGACGCGCCATACCTGCTCGAGAATATCCTTGCGCGAGACGATCTGGCCTTCATGCTCGGTGAAGTAGCGCAGAAGGTCCGCCTCCATCACGGTGAGATGGGTCGTCCGGTTTGGGGCAACCAGTTCCAGCCCGTCGAAGCGGATGGTGCGGTGATTGAAGGCGTATTCCGAGGACGGCTCCGCCGATTGTGCCTGTTGTGGAGCGGCCGCTGGATCGCGCTGCCAGGACGTGCGCCGCAGGAGTGATTTAATGCGCACCAGGAGGATGCTCAGATCGAAGGGTTTGGGAAGGTAGTCGTCGGCGCCCGCCTCAATGCCTTCAAGGATGTCTTCAGGCCGCGAACGCGCCGTCAGCATAAGTACGGGGGTGAAGAGTTCCGCCTCGCGCAGAGCGCGGACAATATCTACCCCATCGGTACCCGGAAGCATGCAGTCCAGGACCACGGCCGCTATCGGTTGATCGGGATGCAGCAGATATTCCAGGGCAGCGTCGCCGTCGGACTCATGATGGGTGCGATATCCTTCCGCCTGCAGATTGAAGAGCAGTCCCTGTGCCAGGTGCTCCTCGTCTTCAATCACGGCAATCAGGGGAGCATTGTCGCGTTCCTGCAGTGCGTTCATACTCTCTCCTTCACGATGGATGCCGGTCTGCTCGCTGCCGGCTGAGCCTCAGAAGTCGATGGATTCGCCAGAGGCAGCGTGAGCGTAACCGTCGTTCCCATGTTTGGTCCCGGACTGGAAGCAGTTGCGTCTCCGCCGTGTTGCCTCGCTATGCTGCGAACAAGGAAGAGGCCGAGCCCGGTTCCCTTGATACGCTGCATGGTGCGTCCGGGAACGCGATAGAAACGCCGGAAGATGCGTTTGTGCTGGTTGGGGGGCAGGCCTACGCCGGTATCGGTAATGCGCAACGTTGCCCAGGTGTAATGCGTAATGGCGAGCGAGCAACGCACGTGAACGCCTTCGAGAGAATATTTCACGGCGTTGTCCAGCAGGTTGAGCACGGCAATCCGGAGATCCTCCGCGAGTCCCATCACACGCAGATGAACCCCGCCGGATACTGGCTGCAGCACGATGGCGTCGGATGCCAGGTGATGGCGCTGAAGTGTGATCGTAATGCATTCGGAGACGAGGGCCTCCAGATCGATCAGGGCACGGCTCTGCTGACGATGACGCTGCCCCAGTTGGCCAGCCTTGAGGACCTGCTCGACCGTGGCGAGCAGCCGGTCGGAGTCCGCCAGCATGTTGGTGTAGAACTGCTGGCGTTGGGCTTCGTCCAGGGGGCGGCGCTGCAGTGTCTCAAGGTAAAGCCGGATGCTGGCAATCGGTGTCTTCAGCTCGTGGGTGACGGCGTTCAGGAACGAGTCCTGCCGCTCATTGCGCCGGATCTCGCGCACCAGGAAGACGGTATTGACGACGACGCCGGCGATCAGCAGGGCGAAGAGGATGATTCCGAAGACGGCGAGCGCGACGGTGCGCTCGTTGAGGACGATCCAGCCGACCTGAAGGGTGACGGCGAGGCCGACAAGCAATACACCCAGGGTGATAAAAAATGCGATCGTTCCACGGCGTCGACTGAAGTTCATAACCCAGGCTCTATGCGAAGTATACGGGCAGCGCAGCGAGTTCGAGGTGCGAGAACTCAGTGCCTGGGGCGGAAGGCACGTTACCGTGACGAACAAAGGCTGAAGGATGAGGTTCAGCTCGCGCGCCTCATCCTTCAGCTTGTCTTGAGACGCTATGCTTTAGCGGGTTCGGAACTCTGCACGGCAGCCCTTGTCCACCCATAGGCCGCGCCGGTCCACTCCCCAACTCTGTCCTTGTACACAGGACGATCCACTGATCTGACGCGACATCACGACCGAGTTCGGATTTCCGCTGCCAGGAACGGAGCAGTAGTTCCGTCCTCCATTGTTTGAGGAGCAGGTGAACGTCTGGCCCCTTCCGTTCCAGTTGCCACCGCCGTTGCCAGGTCGGAATCCGCCATTGCCGTTGTTTCCGGTGACGAACTCGGCCCGGCAGCCGTGGTCGACCCATACACCGCGATTATCGTATCCCCATCCGCGCCCCTGGTCGCAGGCAGACCCGCTAATCTGTCGGCTGAGACGGACGCCTCCGCGGGTGTCAATGTTGCAGTAGTGACGGTTTCCGTCGTCGGAGGAACAGGTGATCGTCTGCCCGTTTCCATTCCAGTTGCCACCACCGATCCCCGGTCGGAATCCTCCGCCATTGCCACCGTTTCCAGTGACGAACTCGGCTCTGCAGCCCTGGTCGACCCAGATGCCCCGGTTGTCCCAGCCCCAGGTTCGCCCCTGGGTGCAGGCAGAACCACTACGCTGGCGGGTCATTTGAACTCCGCCACGGGTGTTCGCATCGCAGTAATGACGATGGCCGTCATCGGAAGCGCAATAGATCGTCTGTCCGTGTGCCACTGCCGGCTTGATAAAGACGGCACAGGCAAGTAGGGAAAGAAAAACAAGTGGCAGAAGCCGGATCTTCGCAGTCATGGACGCCTCTCAGTCCTCAATTTTGCTCAGCGGCAGAGCGCTGAAACCGAGCGACGACGATGCTCCAGCGATCTGTTCTGTCGAATGGGATGCATGTTGCACAAACAAGTATGTATCAGACTTCAGGGGTTTTGCCGGCAGGAAGTTTCTACAGCGTAAAAATAAAAAAGACGCAGAGAAGAGCCTCTGCGCCCGTGATTCTGGAGGAAACTTTGCTTGTTACATCCCGGCTGGCTTTGGGTCGGCCGGATCGAACTTTGCGATTTGGACCTTTTTGGCCAGGCCGATCTTTTCCAGCAGCCAGATGCCGTAATAGTTGATGTCGAACTCATACCAGGCAAGTCCGTGACGTGCGCTGACGGGATGCGCGTGGTGGTTGTTGTGCCAGCCCTCGCCTCCGGTCAGGATGGCAACCCACCAGTTGTTGCGGGAGTCGTCGCGAGTCTCAAAGCGGCGCTTGCCCCAGAGGTGTGTGGCCGAGTTGACCAGCCAGGTGGCGTGCAGACCGAGCGTGACGCGGAG is a window of Edaphobacter sp. 12200R-103 DNA encoding:
- a CDS encoding PadR family transcriptional regulator, whose product is MGDKTDVWQGTLALMVLKTLESMGSLHGYGIARRIEQTSGDLLSLNYGTLYPALLRLEQEGAIASEWGLSENNRKAKFYSLTRAGRRLLDKETRSWDQTTAILARFLSPSEDPS
- a CDS encoding response regulator transcription factor, with the protein product MNALQERDNAPLIAVIEDEEHLAQGLLFNLQAEGYRTHHESDGDAALEYLLHPDQPIAAVVLDCMLPGTDGVDIVRALREAELFTPVLMLTARSRPEDILEGIEAGADDYLPKPFDLSILLVRIKSLLRRTSWQRDPAAAPQQAQSAEPSSEYAFNHRTIRFDGLELVAPNRTTHLTVMEADLLRYFTEHEGQIVSRKDILEQVWRVHEDTDTRAIDNFIVRLRRYIEDDPGHPQHLITVRGVGYRFIANP
- a CDS encoding sensor histidine kinase KdpD; this encodes MNFSRRRGTIAFFITLGVLLVGLAVTLQVGWIVLNERTVALAVFGIILFALLIAGVVVNTVFLVREIRRNERQDSFLNAVTHELKTPIASIRLYLETLQRRPLDEAQRQQFYTNMLADSDRLLATVEQVLKAGQLGQRHRQQSRALIDLEALVSECITITLQRHHLASDAIVLQPVSGGVHLRVMGLAEDLRIAVLNLLDNAVKYSLEGVHVRCSLAITHYTWATLRITDTGVGLPPNQHKRIFRRFYRVPGRTMQRIKGTGLGLFLVRSIARQHGGDATASSPGPNMGTTVTLTLPLANPSTSEAQPAASRPASIVKERV
- a CDS encoding DUF3011 domain-containing protein codes for the protein MTAKIRLLPLVFLSLLACAVFIKPAVAHGQTIYCASDDGHRHYCDANTRGGVQMTRQRSGSACTQGRTWGWDNRGIWVDQGCRAEFVTGNGGNGGGFRPGIGGGNWNGNGQTITCSSDDGNRHYCNIDTRGGVRLSRQISGSACDQGRGWGYDNRGVWVDHGCRAEFVTGNNGNGGFRPGNGGGNWNGRGQTFTCSSNNGGRNYCSVPGSGNPNSVVMSRQISGSSCVQGQSWGVDRRGLWVDKGCRAEFRTR